The window GAgcctcgcaggcctctgTCCCCGGCCTTTCAGATTGTGTGGAAGCCCCTGTCTTGCGCGATccctgcgcgccctccggcgcgccttctgccgtgccttccgccgcgccgcgcgcgcacctCTCTGCCTCAGACGTAGCCGCAgatgaagaaggagaggcagacgaagaagcagacgacggagagagagaaggaggagcggcagcggacgaaggcgagcccGACGGAGGAAAAAGCATTTTTCGGGTAGTCAAAACGCGCTCAGTGTAGAAGCGCGGAAGAAAGGTGACGGCGACGATGTCGCCGTGGAGGGCTCGATTTCGCGCGACAAAGCCGCCCAAGTCGAACTGCAGAAGATGCCCCTGAGGCCGGTGCGGCGAAGCGGGCGCAGCACCCCCCAACGCAGACTGAGGCGtgccagaagaagaagaggaagaggaggaggcggaagacacgAGGACAGCGGAGGTGGCGgtggcgcggacgcgcttgTACGGAACGACCGCGAGGAGATCAGGAGGGCAGGAGGCGGGGTCAACTAGAAGAACCTGAGAAGCCacgcacacagagagaagcCACAGTATCGGCacagcgcgcagacgcccacAAGCACTGAGATCTGTCAATGAAACCGGGTAAAGGAGGCTCAACGACATGCGGCACCTGCTCGGACAAGGACTGCGTAAGAGAAACAGACGCGACAGAGGCTTGGATGGAAGGAGACACaacgcagacgagagagaaaattGCCGACACGAAACAGACGATAACGAGACGACTGGATTCCCCACGAGTGTCTCTCGCTGGTCGCGCTGTTGTAATATCGCCAGAATCGACCTCGGGAAACGATGCCTATCACGAGGCCCTGTGTATCGCATAGTCGAGAAACGGAGAGGGCGATCTGAGACCAAACACGCTCTGCTTTCAGTGAGGTTCGCTGCAGCGACCCCCACACGGGTTCGCTGAACCCAACAATACTCAAAATACGCGGCGCTTCGAACCTCATCCGAAACGCGACACGAGCCACCAAGGCTGCTAAGTGCGATGCCACTTCTTCCCGTCTTTCTTTCGCCCCTAAGTCATTTTCCTTTCTTCCGTTCCTTCTGTGTGTATGTAGTCTCACCGATCTGTCTGTTTGAAAGGCAGCCACCTGCAGAAGGCCCTTAACGAGGAGGCCTCTCTTCaggccttcttccgcggcctctggcgaCCAGTGCTTCTCGAAGatcggcgtctctctctcactcGACGCTCCGCCGCCAGTGCCATCTCGCTCAGCTTTCTTGGCGCCCTTCTTCGGCCCCCCGAGGGGCTTCTTCTTGCCCCTGCCGATCTCCTCCGTCTGCACCGTTTCTCtttcgccggcctcgctgggagacgcgcgcgtctgccgcggctccAGAAACCTCTCCGCAACGCGGTCgacgccgctgtctccgccgcgtgaGGCTGAAGCGGAAGCAGGAACGCCGGCAGGCGTGCTCTCAGGCCAAGCGAAAAAGTGAGAgtcagcagcagacgccgggGGTCGACGtccctctgcgcgggcgaggagacgcgggtCGCCTCGGGGCCAggcgcgggcctcggcgGGGCTCGGAGGccccagaggcggcgcgtagcctccggcggaggagccggccacgcccgccgccggacATGGAGCAAaggccggcgcagagagagggctAAACATCGGGGGCAACGCAGGATGCGGTGAGAAGGAGGTCCTCACGCGAGGCGATGCGACTGCCGGTGGGGCCCGGCTCCGGCAGGGagcgcgcggggggcgcggaggcggctgggAGGGGCCCAAAGGGCCTGGCCACGTCCGAAGAGACTGCGGAGCCTGCGGGGCTGGGCGCGTTAGGCCCCCTGGGGTGCGTGGAGCCCGAGCcggagactgcggcggcgcgtgcgggcTGAGCGGAGGAGACTGTGGGGCGGAGGGCCACCCTGGGGGCGGCTGGGCCCGACGCCagccctgcgcagctgcgtgggCTGGGCACAGGCCCCACGGCAACCCCGGAGGCccacgcggagacagcggagacaccgGGGAGCCGGCGGCCGACGCgtctggcggcgcagcagccgggcggggcggcgcccgccgggaggagacaggcggagacgagggtCGTGAGGTAGTCGATGGCGAGCGCGCTGGAGCTCCAAATGCAGAGTCGCCGACTCGCCTCACCTCATGCCTGTGCCCGTCTCTGTGTGAGCGGCCCGCCGACGCGAAAGGGCCTTCGGCATccgaggcgagaggagacccCTGTGAGGCGCAGGGTGCGTGTGCacgctgcggaggagactgCGAGGCAGCAGTGACCGCTAGCGGAGGtgaggaggcccgcgagaaTCGGAAGACGCTGCGGGAGTGAGCCGCATCAGcttgcgtctgcgcgaggcttggcagaggcgaaaagacagaaggcgcgtgcgcggcctcaTCGTCAGGAACATCGGAtggcgcgcaggcctcgtgCGAATCACAACGGGTTTGACGCGGCATGGGACTGTCAGAAAGATCCGATTCCGGCGGATTCGAACCCGGGAGAGACTCACCCACGCTTGCTGaacaggagagaggagaagacgaagaatgGGACGGCGGAactgaggaaggcgacggcgacgcagaggtaGCCGAGGACGCTTCAGTTTCAGAGGAGTCTTGGTCTTTGGGAAAGCAGCGCGACTCACAgggaagagaggcgaggcgtcgAGACGATGAACATAGCGAAGAATGCaaagcagaagaaaagaaaggccagctgaggcgaggaggaacgaagagagacagaggcaaCGAAGGGCACGCGCAGGAGAAGGATCTCCGGCGATCGGCGCTGAAGGAAGCCAATGCGACAGTGGAGACTGACAAAAGATCGGCGTGCCTGTCTACTGACGGGCGGCAGTTTCTGGCGTCTCCTTCAGGCACATCGGGTCGCCGCAGAGCCCCAGagttccgccgcctcccgctctgcaaggaaggccgcgaggcgcgcggagcagATGACGCAATCAAAGAACAGGGGCGAGGTATGGCAGCGGGAACAGACGAAGCACAAGAAAGACCTCGTGTCCACAAAGCGAACAGACAGCCGGGATTCGATTCAGCGCCCTTCGTGCGCGAGCGGCCTCTCTGACTCTTCCATCGGTCCCCGGGGACCCCAGCATGCTCTATTTCGTCTACTCTCTTAGAATCGCTAgaacgacgcggacgagCCGTTAAcagcctccgcggagacgcaagGGATACCGgcgagaacgaagaagaagcctgAAGAtgacggagacgcgcagaagatAGGCgcaagagaaaaaaggaaggAGGCCTGTGGTGTGTGCAGGCAACTGGAGCGGCCCTAGACCGCAAACTCGCATTCATTGACTTCATGATGGAGACTGACGAATAAACCGGAAAAAGGCCCACAAAGAATGTCAAAGCGCGAGCAGGCGTAGTCTACCTACAGGTGACGCCCTGACGGCCATAACCGGCAACAGGCGCCCGCATCTTGAGCGCCTTTTCAAAGAAACAACCGTGCAAGAGACACGAACGCCGTCGGCACCGCGTGGCCATGAGATTGAGAGACAGAAAGCCGAGGAATAAGGCTGCGCAATGTATTACGAACAGACGATAACGCGGAGTTAGGGAAAGatgacgaggaggaaagatGGATCTTCCGTTTTTCACCTATGTTCCCAAAGCGAAGGCCTTGAAATAGCGGGCAGTGTGCATGCAGGTTGCGTCGACAGAGAAACGCTTTTTTccaggtgtatgtacaccgggTAGGTGCGAATACCCCCTGCGGAAAAGAACGTCGTTTTGGTTCTGCTTCATTGGCAAAGAACGTTCAGCCAAATTCGGCGCTCGTCTCCCTTTTTCCGCTGCGCTTGTCTTCGCATCGATATCCCACTCTCTTGCATGCAGCATGCGCGGACGCGAGTGTACTTCCGTGAGCTATCAAGACATGCGCATGTCTCACAAATAAAGGTAAACGTGAGGCTCGTTGAAATTGCCAGAGGAAAATTGATCAATTAGCACCTCTAAACGGCCTCCTTCCGAGCTGTACCCGTGCGATTCAGCGTCGGGCGCTTACGAAGAAGCGCGCAACCCGCTTAACCAtctgctcgccgctcgccgtcgcggcccgAGCACGATAGGCTGGAAGTTTGTCTCGCGGTAGAATATGATGAAGCGAATCAAACAATATCAGACTCTTGACGCAGTCTTCAGCTTGCGGACAGGCGCTTGAGCCACGAAGAGGGTGTGAAGTCCACGATATAGCGAGTTCCGCTCTCTAAGATGCGATCTCGATGTTGTCGCCTCCATGCAGAATGTGCATCAGCAAGCTCCTCGTCATTGCGATACGAAGCAAGCGGCACCTTcaccgcgcagcctctgatTCGTTCGTCTCTTACTTGCTCTGGGAAAAGCGAAGCAAGGGCCTCCCGTTCTACAGCTCAACGATCCGGCGTTTGGTTTTAATATTTAATAAATCATCAATGTAACATTTTCCTGCTATTAAAATTGTAGAAGGGTATCTTGTCATGATAATACATGTGAGTTCAAGTCTCATTAATTCTGTattatatatttatatttataAAATTTAGGTTTTCTCGAAATCGAACCCAGATTCTTTCGGTTAAGAGCCGAATGCCCTTATCAAAGGCGCACTCTACCGGTGAGCTAGTGGCACTTTTAATTTTAAAGAAACAAATTTCAAAAAAAGACCTCCATTTCGCCGTTGGAATAGACTGGAACTGCTTACCACTAaactcatatatatatatatatatatatatatagggacACAGAGATTTATATGTCTATCGATGTACAGATATAAATAAGCAGATGTACAAAAAATGTGTTCTGCCTCCAACCGATCCGAGAACCAGTGCGAGCTGGTTCTCTCTGCATCGCATGTTATCGCTTCCATCCGTGAATATTTGAGTCCACAGGTGATACACGGTTTCAAATTTCCAGTTCATCCTCTCCTGTCCCAAGACTGGTCGGAGCACAGGGATCCCACTCTCAGAAGCTCCGTTCCCTATCCGCTTTTCAAACGATTTCCATCTCTCTCTGGTCGCCGCTCTCTACATCGCCCTGTCAGCGACTTGGATCAGCTGCTTGTGTCGGGTCACGGCTCGTATGTGCATCGGCCCATCACTTTCTTCATCGAGCTCCTAATCTGTAGCTACCAACTTGTTTACCGAGTaaagcgccgcctccctaAACAGCTCGTGAGACACCGTTCGGGTCTACAACTGGCTGCCACtcacgcctgcgcagcgcaTGCCCACGCGTCTGTGTCGTTAAGCGttgagcgacgcgcgccgcctctgtctcgcctctGTTCGAAGCTTGGCGTCTCTCCGTACGCATCAAAAACGTTGAACCCTTTGGCAAGGAACCTGCGCGCGAATGCACGCTTGAAAAGAAAGATGATACGAGCTCCACCGGAGACCTTCCTTCCTGGCGAGCCTCGAGAAAACGGAGGCAGAACTCTAGCTCAGATCTGCGTGGCGGTGTGTGACCGCATGCTGAAGCACGCACTCGGCGCTGTCCGATGCTACACATCTGCAGATCTGTCTGTGTGGCTCGATGTGTTGTGCGTTAcctgccgcctctcctcgcctaAGAGGAGTTTCCTCGCTCCTTCGAGGCTGGGCCGTCTCGGCTGACGGCGACTTCCACGCCGCGAGACGtgacgaaggcgcgcagagaaggaaacagATGACGGAGATGCAGCAGCAAGCTCCGCCCGTCGCACCAGGCCCCCAGCGGTTCGCAGCCGGTGAGGTCAAGGAAGACGAGGTTgggcgcgacagccgccacCTGCGCATCAGACcaaaacgagaaaaaacgaatTCAAGAAAAGGTGACCGCGGACGCAACGCGCCGAACGGACATTCtgagaaaaagcgaaaacgcGCATAGGAATCCAGCAGTCTCATGCGAATGACGGCACGCTGGAGCGGGACTTGGCCAagcctgccgcaggcgcattCGCCCCCTAGACGaccgcgcgcgaagcgccgacCGACGCCAAAAAATACAGTCACGGGCACGGAGGCCTTCCCGCCTTTGGTTGCGTTTCCTCACCTTGTGGAGGCATGTGACGGCCGTCACATGCAGCGAGGGACCGAAAGACGCGCCCAGGTGCATCTCGAgcctcaggcgccgcagccgcgacgtcggctcgcctgcagcgaacgcggcgcgcgcagagaagaagcgcggctGAGAGAGCAGCTCGACGATCTTCTcttgctgcgcctccgccgagggccgacagcggcgcccgcgtgcggagacagacgaggcggacgagAGCGGTCGGAAGACCAGCGAAGGCCAATACGCGCAGTGCGACAGCTCCTGAGAAAGCGCAGAAACAAGACACGAAGGACACAACACAGAGTCGCGAGAGAACGCGCAAGCAGCGGCGAACCGCTCCGGGAACCCTCCGCGACGGAAtgccgccacgcgcctccAAACAGCCGCTCAGCCAAGACGCCAACTGCCGAGTAGCCTGCAGGCCCAGCCCGAACTGCAAGAGACAGCCGCAGGCACCACCCAGCGGCGCCCGAAAAAGGCGAGAACGACAGGGGAAACAAAGCGGCACTACAAAACGAAGAGGGACTGGGCGAGATGGCAAGACGCGAGTTGCCAGGGATCGGGCCCCCGCGGACTCTCCCGCCTCTCACGGCGCAGACGtccctctttttcttccctcTTTAGAACACGGAAACGCGCCTTAAGAACGGCAGGCGCTTAGAGACTCCTGACGCGCAGTTTACCTGCCGGAGGAGCCTGCAGGTGCACATGAGCCGGCAGAGGTCGCCCTCCGTGAGGTACTCTCTCAGCGTCCAGGTGAGAAGCGAGACGCTCGCGtgctccgcgccgcagcccctcTGCACGCTTGACGACAAGGCGGTGGCGTCGACggcgtgcgcctctctcgcgacggcagagatgaagaaagaggaggacTGGAGCGCGAGGGAAAAGAGAGAGCCCTCGCGAAGCACtgacgctgcggcgggggATGAGAGCCGAGACGCAAACGCaccttcgccgcagcgccttgaaaaccgcgacggcgaggagggcgacgggctTTCCTCGGGAGCTGCTGAGCTCCCGACAGCGCGAAGGAAAGCAGCTTGAAGCCCCGAAAATGACGCAAAACGTCTGAGAAggtcgcccgcagaggcaACAAAAACCTTGAACAAAATCGATCGCGCCTCCACAGAGAATACGACACAGAAGCACTGACCCAGAGACACGTGTACTcgcatgcagaagaaaagaaatACAGGTGCATGTATAGAGATTCATATGTCtaggcgccaggcgcctaCTCACACACGCATGAAGCCTTTTCGCAtcgaaatatatatatacatacatacatacatacatacatacatacatacatacatacatacatacatacatacatacatacatacaaacatacatacatacatacatacatacatatatacatacagagatatagatatatgtatacgtatgcCTGCCACGTGACGACCAAATCTGCGGGATGGGCAGCGAAAGAGAGCTGAGAGTCCCGGCTCTTCGCGCGTTCGAACCTGTGAGAAAAGAGATCCGCGTCTCTTCCGTTAGCCTCCAAGAGGTGCGTCGCAATCGCAATCATCTGACGAGGAGAACGCGGGGGAAAAACGCACTCAAATGAGATGAGCAGCCCTCGAAAGGTCAGCTGACGCGACAACGCAGCTCTGCGGGGAGTCaggcctccacgccgcggaATTTTGAGGAAAGCGTCAGGCCTCCACGTcgaggcagagacacaaGCGTTTTCACACTCTGttgcacgcatgcatgcacgcatgcatggcTGGTCGGCCCGTGAGAGCGAGCTCACAAACCGCCGCACATTAGCCCGCATGCGTAAAGGAGAGTCTCCAAACCTAGGTGCGTAGGAACAAGCAGCCGTAGGCGTGCGGCACCCAGGCTGCACCAAGGCAGCAGTCCCGCCCTCGCTCGCACCTCCGGACATACACGGACATCTAGGAGTCACATGGGCACGCATCGACCGGCAGTCATACGCCTCTCCCCCATGTACATGTGCGTCTGTTTTtcaccatatatatatatatatatacatgtatatatgtatatatgtatatgaatgcgcagcagcctctACCAAGACTCGAGCGCCAGAGACGCACTTTGGGTCTGAGCAGCGAGCCAATCCAGAGTTTCTTGGCGTCTACAACAGCTTGTCGCCAGCTGCTGGGCTCCTCCTCTTGCGAATCTTGCCGCCCGGTGCTgttctcctctgtcgctctgactctttcgtcttctccgcttcgcgcgcgaaACGATTCGACTCCTTCCCTGAGCCTGCTCAACACTGTCGAACGCCCGCTCCCCGATTCTCCGCCTTTCAGCGCActctcctctcccgcagCAAAAAGACTCATgagcggcgcttcgctgAAGCCGTGTTTACCGCCTTCTCTGCCACCGTTCTGTGTCTGCGCTTCACTGCCTCTCGGGTCCGCCGGAGCTCTATCTGGGAAAAGATTGGGCTGAgtctcgtctccgcttccctccgctcgcgctcggAGTGCCACGTCGCCCTCAGACTTCCACGCGCTAGAAAACCCTGTTCCCTCGTGAGAGAAGCTCatcgcgccttccgccgcttcaGGGGCTGGCGCCGACCCTTCGAAAGCTTCCGCACTCTGCGCTGTGCCTGAAGCAGatgcctcgcgggcgctgcgcgttGCGCGTCCTGCTTCATCattctccgcctctccgcgagcGAAGCTTTCGGCACCCTCGGCCGGCTCGTGGCGTTTGCGGCGCTGggacagccgcggcgaggcggtcACGATGAAAcgtgcagaggagaggaagccgtGGAGTTCGAATTCCTCAGAAGGCACGCGCTGgagcaggaggcgaaggtttgcggcggagaggagacgcaggcagacgaactccttccttttctccttcgcgtcctctctcgctcgcctggTTTccctgcgcttcgcctcagTCCGTAGCGCCGCCGTCCGGTAACCCTGCCCCTCGGCGattccttttttctctttttccggTGGAGGAAGGACGCTGCGCCCGTGTGTGACGGAGTCGGACGACGCAgcaccgcggccgccctcctctctccctgtctcgtcggcgtcgctcgctctTGCCAGGTAGTTTTGTCTTGAGGGCGCGgactctgcgcgcctcttctgggGCCTTTCGGTTGCCGCATATGGCTCTTCAGCTCCGTCCCTACAACATCCGCTTGACAGGCCGAcggcctctcgccttcgagcctcgtcgccttcgcgtgcgTCTTGGGCGTCGCGACCCCGTCTTTCGATGAActcggcctcttcgtctgaAGACGCGAGCGTCCGCCGGTTCCTTCGAGGGCGAGTTTCCGCTTCGCACACGTTTCCCTCGCCCAGCCAtatctcctctctctcttgcgtgGAGTTCTCGGCGTCTGAGCAGGGGGCAACTCCTCCTGAGGCACCTGCGCACGCCTCTcgggcggccgccagcgccgccgaccgcgagggcgaaggaacgcgcagcctccttctccgtcgcgggcgccctccttcgcctcggccTTGTCCCTGAGCGTCTGGCGCGCCTTCAGCTTCCGCTGCGGCAACTGCACcaggtctgcggcgcctcgtgccctcgtcttcctctgtcgcgtcctctctgcgtctcgcgctcaCCGCGGCTGGAGAGTCGGAGCGTGAAGGCCTTTCCGACGTTTTCGCGAGCCGCTTCTTGACAAAGATTCCCTCTGCAACTCGGACCCATTCTTCTTCCACTTCtcgttcgccttcgtcgaACCTCGCGCCAGATTCCTCTCTTTCCTGCTGTACGGCAGGCCCCACGCCGTCGTTCTCAGCGCCCTGGTCGgtcgcgtcggcggccgcgcgccttcgacggcctcgcccatctcctcctcccgcgtccccctctcctccccccgcTTCTCCTTCGAGGagttcgtctgcctcgcagcctcctcgtcttccaactgaagccgcggcgccgcgggtgagttggcgcgcgcctgcgctctaGACTCACTCCGGAAGAGCTCCGAGAGTCTGAACGTGCGGCGgatgcggaggccgccggcgacggcaatcatcgcctccacggcgccTGCTTCATCTGCAGCCTCCCGCAGGACCTGCTCAATCCCtctcgcacgcgcggcgtcctcaTCTCCAGAGGAGGCTTCCTGTGCATTAGTCGcccctccttcgccctcaGTTTCCTCTTGCGCGAGGTCGTGGGCGCCTTTCGCTCTCCGTCCACGCCTCCCCCTGCGCCCCTGTGCCTTCTTCCCGGCTACGGCATTCCCTCCgttctctctgtttcctcttctgtctcgctttggagcgccttctctcgaTCCCTCGGTGCCTCTGTACCGAACAGccaccgcctcctctcgcagcTCGTCGTCCTTCCCGGCTCCCCGGCTGCCTCTTCGTTTCTTGGCTTCCACCTCGTGCCTTTCCTGCTTGCCGCTCGCAACGACGGCTGCACCTCCGCCGTTTTCAGCCCCGAGCGTTTCGCAGTGTTCATATCTGAAGCCTCTCTGTGCTTCCAGACGAGCTGGCGACGGCTGCGCtccagctgcagcctccATGGTGCCCGCGAGCAGCCTCCGCACCTCCCAACAAGGTTCTttgccctcgtcgccgcttcgcgcctGCCTCAGACGTCATGTGCGCGCGTGCCCTGTGCCTCGGTTCAtgccttctgcctccgcgccgtcgacctgctgtcgctgccgtTTCAGCGCGTCCCTTTGCTTCGCAGCTTCTCGTTTCCTTTCTGCGATGCTTTACGGCTACAGGCCCCGCGTGCGATCGagcgtcgtccgccgcgccgcctgcatcttcatcctccgcttcgctccTTCCTGCCGCTGAAGTTGGCACGCGCTGCTTCTCAGTCTGCGCACGGCTCCTCAGCGCCGTAGTCGGCTACCTCTCTGCGTGTCCCTTCCGCTTCGAAGGAGCCGCGCAAGAGAAAGGAAGTTGGGAAGGGCTTCTTGCGCGAAGATGCCCTCCCGCGCGAAAGAGGCAACTTGGCTCGGTTGACTCCAAGATTGGCAGATCTTCGTGTGAAAACggaggagagaagcagcTAGAGAGACTGCCCCTATCCTTGCGGAAAAGGTAAAAAAAACAAGTGTCGCCGAACGGTTCGCCTCTTAGAGGAGCAAACGCAAGATGCTGAGAGATGTGTACTCGAGTCTCCGCAAGTTGAGACAAGTGTGGCTAGAAGCTAAGATACCCTTCACTGCAGTGGCAGCGAGCCATGCAGAGATGCACCGACGAAAGAGGCGCGTACGAAATACAGAGAGAAACAGAAGTGCATATGAACGTGCTGAAGGCGAGGCAACAGGGGCGCGGCTGTTCAGCTTCTTCCCAGAGGAGACACGTTTCGGGTTGCGAGAAGACACacgcgtggaggaggcgctccacGCGCCGGAGTCCATGAATGTCAACGAAATCCGCGGAATCCGAAACCCGAAAGCCTGCAGGCATGATATGAGAGGGATGGGATTAGGTTTAGTCAAAGttcacagaaaaaaaaagcttAAGCGGATCTCAAAGAAGACTCGAGACTGCCGTCAATCGATTCATTCGGCTGTCCGCTCGCTCGCGTAACGCCTTGGCTCGCAGAGGGTCACGGAAGGAGAGGATGACCATAGCGGAAAAACTGCAAATTTGCGCTAAAAGGGATTGGACGGCGACAGCAAGGCGAGATCCAGGATCTAGAGAAGCGGAAATAGCGGGGATGCTCCAGACATTCTCAAGGATTTTCAGAAGAAAGTTTCAGTCTCGAATTCGTCGTGCATGCGGCAGACTTTCTTTTCATGGCAGCTGTATGCACACTGGCGGGCTCATTcattctctctttctcgctttgCTCACCCATTTTCTTCGGTGGCTCATAATCAGTTTTTCCCATACTCTCGTGAAGG is drawn from Besnoitia besnoiti strain Bb-Ger1 chromosome VI, whole genome shotgun sequence and contains these coding sequences:
- a CDS encoding hypothetical protein (encoded by transcript BESB_066470): MEAAAGAQPSPARLEAQRGFRYEHCETLGAENGGGAAVVASGKQERHEVEAKKRRGSRGAGKDDELREEAVAVRYRGTEGSREGAPKRDRRGNRENGGNAVAGKKAQGRRGRRGRRAKGAHDLAQEETEGEGGATNAQEASSGDEDAARARGIEQVLREAADEAGAVEAMIAVAGGLRIRRTFRLSELFRSESRAQARANSPAAPRLQLEDEEAARQTNSSKEKRGEERGTREEEMGEAVEGARPPTRPTRALRTTAWGLPYSRKERNLARAAVSARRREDATEEDEGTRRRRPGAVAAAEAEGAPDAQGQGRGEGGRPRRRRRLRVPSPSRSAALAAAREACAGASGGVAPCSDAENSTQEREEIWLGEGNVCEAETRPRRNRRTLASSDEEAEFIERRGRDAQDAREGDEARRREAVGLSSGCCRDGAEEPYAATERPQKRRAESAPSRQNYLARASDADETGREEGGRGAASSDSVTHGRSVLPPPEKEKKGIAEGQGYRTAALRTEAKRRETRRAREDAKEKRKEFVCLRLLSAANLRLLLQRVPSEEFELHGFLSSARFIVTASPRLSQRRKRHEPAEGAESFARGEAENDEAGRATRSAREASASGTAQSAEAFEGSAPAPEAAEGAMSFSHEGTGFSSAWKSEGDVALRARAEGSGDETQPNLFPDRAPADPRGSEAQTQNGGREGGKHGFSEAPLMSLFAAGEESALKGGESGSGRSTVLSRLREGVESFRARSGEDERVRATEENSTGRQDSQEEEPSSWRQAVVDAKKLWIGSLLRPKMIAIATHLLEANGRDADLFSHRRFASFSGLQAAFLRAVGSSAAPEESPSPSSPSRFSRRCGEGAFASRLSSPAAASVLREGSLFSLALQSSSFFISAVAREAHAVDATALSSSVQRGCGAEHASVSLLTWTLREYLTEGDLCRLMCTCRLLRQELSHCAYWPSLVFRPLSSASSVSARGRRCRPSAEAQQEKIVELLSQPRFFSARAAFAAGEPTSRLRRLRLEMHLGASFGPSLHVTAVTCLHKVAAVAPNLVFLDLTGCEPLGAWCDGRSLLLHLRHLFPSLRAFVTSRGVEVAVSRDGPASKERGNSS